Within Mongoliitalea daihaiensis, the genomic segment AGGAGGCAAGGGTGTTCATGTGGCATTTGCTCTACGTGAACTTGGAGCGAAGGTAGTGTTGACGGGTTTTTGGGCTGGCGCTAATGGATCCTGGATCAAAGAGCAGTGCAAACAAATTGGGCTTGAGGTGAGCGGAGTGGAGCTTGAAGGGAATACTAGAAAGTGCTATACTATACAGTCCATGGATGATAAAATAGATCATACCGAATTTCTTGAGCCGGGTCCAATGATGGGGGCAGCTGATTTTAATTTATTTATCTCGCAATTTGAGGAGCAAGTAAAAGGTGCCGAGACAGTAGTTATTTCTGGTTCTTGGCCTGTTAAGTCCCCCACTGATGCTACTGAAACGCTGGTCAAGATTTGCAATCAATACAACAAGCCGGTAATTCTAGATTGTACAGGCGTGCAGCTGGAAAATGCCTTGAACAGAGATCTGACCATCCTACACCTGAATGAATCTGAATATGCGGTAGCTTCTCAAGAGCTCGCAGATAAATTGTCAAAGGTTGGAATTTTAGCCATTACCAAAGGTAGGGAAGGTCTATTTCTTAAACATCAGGATCAGATGTTACATGGAAATGTAAAGCTAGCGCAGATCATCAGTTCTGTTGGAAGTGGAGACTGTCTAACTGCTGGATTAGCACTCGCTTTTACAGAAAGTCGGTCACTAGAAGAAATTGTGCGGTATGGAGTGGCTTGTGGTGCTGCCAATTGCCTGAGAGCTGATCTCGGGATGCTGTATAGACAGGATGTTGAAAGTTTAATTGCTCAAGTAACCATTAAGGCTTTAGCATATGAAGCGTAAAAAAATATTAGTTGTGGGTGAGTTGAACGTTGATATGATCTTCAATCATATCGATGGCTTCCCTGCTGTTGGGAAAGAAATTGTAGCCAAAAATCTAGACTTAACGTTGGGGAGTAGTTCTGCTATTTTTGCCTCTAATATTTCCACTTTGGGGATAGAGACGTCCTTTTGTGGTAAAGTAGGTACTGATACGTTTGGTAAAGTTGTGCTCGATACGTTATCTCAAAGGGGAGTTGACGTTTCTCATATCATTCAAGATCCACAAGAAAAGACAGGAGTGACTATGGTCATGAATTATGACCAAGATAGAGCAAATATCACCTATTGTGGAGCGATGGAGCATTTTGGTTTTGATGATATCCCATGGGAAAGAGTTCAGGAGTTTGATCACGTACATTTCTCAAACCTATTCTTACAACCCAAGCTGAAAAAGGATATAGCCGCATTTTTTCAAAAGATAAAATCTTTGGGATTGAGTACCTCATTGGATCTTCAGACTGATCCTGATGGGACATTTGATTTTGATTATCAAGCTTGTTTACCTTTTGTAGACATTTTTCTTCCTAATGAATCTGAAATCAAAGGGATCACTAAAGAAAGCGAGCTTTCTTTAGCTATAGAAAAAGTAGCGCCTCATGCTAAAATACTTGTAGTCAAAATGGGCGAAAGAGGTTGTCTCTTGCGCCAAGGTGACTTGGTGATTGAGTTGCCTGCAATGCATCATACATCTTTTGTAGATGCGATTGGAGCTGGAGATAGCTTTAATGCTGGCTTTATCCATCATTTCCTAAGCGGAGAGCCCATCGATTCATGCCTTGAATTTGCGAATTTGACGGGAGCAGTGAACACGACTGCATCCGGTGGAACTTCTGCTTTTGGGAGTTTTGAAATGTTTGCTTCAACGGCCAAAAAAGTATTCAATATCCATACAGCTCAGCTATGAAAATAAAAGATAAATTAAAAGAGTTGACCGCTCAAAAGGTTGGGCTTTTAGCCACGAACTACTATAATTTAGAAACGCTTCATGGGGTTTTAAAAGCGGCGCAAGCTACAAGTAGTCCACTTATTCTTCAGCTTACCCAAAGCTCCATTGATTATATGGGTTTGGAAGCTGCTGTGGCATTGGGAAGAGAAGGTTTAAAGCAGTTTCATGTTGAAGGATGGATACATTTGGATCATGGCGGATCGGTAGAGCTTGTTCAGCGTTGTCTAGACGCTGGGTTTGATTCTGTGATGATCGATGGTTCAGAGCTTCCTTTTGAGGAAAATGTGAAGTTGACTCAGGAGGTTGTCAAAAGGGCTGTCTCCTACGGAGCTCATGTGGAAGCTGAGCTAGGATATGTAGCTAAATTAGGTCAATCGCATCTGCATGATGGCTTTACTCAACCAGCCGAAGCCAAAAGATTTGTAGAAGAAACAGGGGTTGATGCCTTGGCGATATCAATAGGTACTGCCCATGGCTTTTATAAAGAAAAACCAAAATTGCAGATTGACTTGCTTCAAGCGATCGCCCAAGAAGTACAGGAGCGCGCAACCTTGGTGTTGCATGGGAGTTCGGGTGTGCCGGACGATCAGCTGATTGCTGCTATTAATCATGGCATATGTAAAATCAATCTTGCTACTGAAATAAAAAACATTTTCATGAAGACTCTTCAGAATATATTAGCCCAAAATGATGAAATTGATTTAAGGAAAGTATTTCCAAAGGCAACCAATGCGGTAGTCGAACTAGTAAAACAAAAACTCACCATTGTAAACAATTAGTACCGTGAAATTCATTGATGCTCATTGTCATTTAAACTCCCGATCCAAAGCTAAAATGGAATTAGCCTTAGAACGAGGGGCAGCTTTTGTTTCCATCAACACTGATATTCCATTTTTTGAGCCATTAGCGGCTCAGGAGTCAGTAGTGCTAGACCTGAAGCAAGCTTATCCAGATCAGGTGAGGTATATGGGAAGTTTTGAATCAAAAGGTTTTGGGTCTGCCTCGTGGCAAACCAAGACTTTGGACCGAATAAAACAAACTGTAGATAATGGTGCGTCTGGTATAAAGATTTGGAAAAATTTCGGGATGGCCATTAAAGATGATACAGGACAATTTGTAATGGTGGATGATGAGCGACTGGATCCAGTTTTTGATTTTATGGCTCAAAATGGTCTCCCAATGATTGGTCATATCGGTGAGCCTAAAAATTGCTGGTTGCCACTGGAGGAAATGACAGTAGATTCAGATAGGCGCTATTTTAGTAATCATTCCGATTACCACATGTATCTACATCCTGAATACCCTAGTTATCAAGCCCATATTGATGCAAGAGATGCTGTTTTGTCTAAGCACCCCAGTCTTATCTTTGTAGGAGCCCACTTGGGAAGTTTGGAGTGGAATTTGGATGAAGTTGCCTTGAGATTAGATAAATTTCCAAATTTTCATACCGATCTTGCGGAAAGGGTTTGCCATGTTCAGCTTCAGAGTATAGCTGATCGGGAAAAAGTTCGTCAGTTTTTCATCAAGTACCAGGATAGAATCATTTATGGATCAGATGTGATTGACTTCAACTACCGAACAGAACACCAAGTGGCTTCCAGGTTTGAGTTTCTATGGGATTACCATTTAAAGTATTTTGGGAGCTCGGAGATCTTGACTGCAGAGGAATTTGAAGGAAGCTTTCAGGGCTTGGATTTACCGCAAGAGGTAATTCAAAAAATCTTTATCACCAATGCAGCAAACATTTACGGATTTAAAATATAATAAAACATACTAACCATGAGCAATAAAAGAAGAGAGTTTCTTAAAATTTCAGGATTAGCAGGTCTTGGGATTTTTGGTACAGGGATGAGCAACTTCAGTTCTGCAGAGGAAATGGAGAAGCTACCTGAACTCGTAAGAAAAAAGCATATTCAGCATTTCAATATGTCTGGATTTACTGCGCCCAAATTGGAAAAAGTAAGAGTTGGATTTATTGGTCTTGGGATGAGAGGTCCTGGGGCTGTATCCAGAATGAGCAAAATCGAAGGGGTAGAGATTGTAGGATTATGCGATTTGGTGCCCGAAAAAGTTGATAAAGTGGCCAAATCCTTGGAGTCGACTAAACACAAACCAACCAAATACTCCGGAAGTGCATATGCTTGGAAAAAGATGGTGGATAGAGATGATATTGATCTGATTTATATTGTAACCCCTTGGGATTGGCATACACCTATGGCAGTCTATGCTATGGAATCAGGAAAACACGTGGGGGTAGAAGTGCCTGCTGCAAAAACCTTAGAAGAGTGCTGGCAATTGGTAGAGACTTCAGAGCGTACCCAAAAGCACTGCATGATGCTGGAAAATTGTTGCTATGACTTCTTTGAGTTGATGACACTCAATATGGCAAGAGATGGATTTTTTGGTGATATTTTGCATGCGGAGGGTGCCTATATTCAC encodes:
- a CDS encoding 1-phosphofructokinase family hexose kinase; this translates as MILVVCPNPSVDTFAVLETLTLGNPNRFSEVKEFPGGKGVHVAFALRELGAKVVLTGFWAGANGSWIKEQCKQIGLEVSGVELEGNTRKCYTIQSMDDKIDHTEFLEPGPMMGAADFNLFISQFEEQVKGAETVVISGSWPVKSPTDATETLVKICNQYNKPVILDCTGVQLENALNRDLTILHLNESEYAVASQELADKLSKVGILAITKGREGLFLKHQDQMLHGNVKLAQIISSVGSGDCLTAGLALAFTESRSLEEIVRYGVACGAANCLRADLGMLYRQDVESLIAQVTIKALAYEA
- a CDS encoding carbohydrate kinase family protein, yielding MKRKKILVVGELNVDMIFNHIDGFPAVGKEIVAKNLDLTLGSSSAIFASNISTLGIETSFCGKVGTDTFGKVVLDTLSQRGVDVSHIIQDPQEKTGVTMVMNYDQDRANITYCGAMEHFGFDDIPWERVQEFDHVHFSNLFLQPKLKKDIAAFFQKIKSLGLSTSLDLQTDPDGTFDFDYQACLPFVDIFLPNESEIKGITKESELSLAIEKVAPHAKILVVKMGERGCLLRQGDLVIELPAMHHTSFVDAIGAGDSFNAGFIHHFLSGEPIDSCLEFANLTGAVNTTASGGTSAFGSFEMFASTAKKVFNIHTAQL
- a CDS encoding class II fructose-bisphosphate aldolase — protein: MKIKDKLKELTAQKVGLLATNYYNLETLHGVLKAAQATSSPLILQLTQSSIDYMGLEAAVALGREGLKQFHVEGWIHLDHGGSVELVQRCLDAGFDSVMIDGSELPFEENVKLTQEVVKRAVSYGAHVEAELGYVAKLGQSHLHDGFTQPAEAKRFVEETGVDALAISIGTAHGFYKEKPKLQIDLLQAIAQEVQERATLVLHGSSGVPDDQLIAAINHGICKINLATEIKNIFMKTLQNILAQNDEIDLRKVFPKATNAVVELVKQKLTIVNN
- a CDS encoding amidohydrolase family protein; translation: MKFIDAHCHLNSRSKAKMELALERGAAFVSINTDIPFFEPLAAQESVVLDLKQAYPDQVRYMGSFESKGFGSASWQTKTLDRIKQTVDNGASGIKIWKNFGMAIKDDTGQFVMVDDERLDPVFDFMAQNGLPMIGHIGEPKNCWLPLEEMTVDSDRRYFSNHSDYHMYLHPEYPSYQAHIDARDAVLSKHPSLIFVGAHLGSLEWNLDEVALRLDKFPNFHTDLAERVCHVQLQSIADREKVRQFFIKYQDRIIYGSDVIDFNYRTEHQVASRFEFLWDYHLKYFGSSEILTAEEFEGSFQGLDLPQEVIQKIFITNAANIYGFKI